Proteins encoded within one genomic window of Hermetia illucens chromosome 2, iHerIll2.2.curated.20191125, whole genome shotgun sequence:
- the LOC119648101 gene encoding uncharacterized protein LOC119648101 isoform X1, whose translation MIKKELDLLTNIMDTSSCSMGRSEGDEEDEEAFFSSEDFEVVDASDCDIDIPETKDNNFERMEISEGTMEAQQEQTEENREIALCDGSQLAMSSQQNRMRVALGVLIRLVVPLCNGFVRGWRGIRGVRLLKALRNIRASRQTLTNMLAFAANTISMSLSSVQVVHRIDPILKIIKLRKGPAIASGDGATEGSSRLVIHRAIKLEPEEPEKCVTLNVLAEPPPGTPIRADIVFIHGLHGSLVNTWKQGLWKSEGRRVKFERPPRPPIRPPKRPRHSRSTLIRPPHLRKRARYCGSSDNSGYSSDDEYVLDEQQKTHTRSYTFEAGKPNSIEFCDDVEYSFPTFRLREEDRRDRSPSPGFIHSTNDKHKHTEPSEDQEKWSPCWPGDWLPLDCPGVRVIAVNYTTDPYLWRPVWVKKRNRSSLSERAREMTDLLIEKRVGYGHPIVWVGHSKGGIFIKQILIDAWESGRPAAAPLWRFSRGVFFYSVPHRGSPLADFNLPLLRQSIELTEIQKECPGILELHKRFLSLYQSGHLKIDVFSFVETALTLMSVLYLRIVGIDSADPGIGEVCGVHLDHREICKPRSRKCILYTALTRMINKVS comes from the exons ATGATTAAAAAAGAACTTGATTTACTTACTAACATAATGGACACCTCAAGTTGTTCAATGGGAAGGAGCGAAGGAGACGAGGAAGATGAGGAGGCGTTCTTTTCGTCTGAAGATTTTGAAGTTGTGGACGCAAGTGACTGTGATATAGACATACCAGAAACCAAAGACAACAATTTCGAAAGAATGGAAATATCTGAAGGGACGATGGAAGCGCAACAAGAACAAACTGAGGAGAATCGAGAGATTGCTTTATGTGATGGGAGTCAGTTGGCAATGAG TTCTCAGCAAAACAGGATGCGCGTAGCCTTGGGGGTGCTAATCAGATTGGTTGTTCCTCTTTGCAATGGATTTGTTCGCGGTTGGCGTGGAATACGTGGCGTTCGGCTCCTAAAAGCTTTAAGAAATATCCGAGCAAGTAGGCAGACTTTGACGAATATGCTCGCTTTTGCGGCGAACACAATATCCATGAGCCTGTCGTCCGTACAAG TGGTTCATAGAATCGACCCTATATTAAAAATCATTAAATTGAGAAAAGGACCAGCTATCGCGTCTGGAGACGGAGCGACAGAGGGATCATCCCGGCTAGTTATTCATCGTGCTATTAAGTTAGAGCCAGAGGAACCAGAGAAATGTGTAACATTAAATGTTTTGGCTGAACCACCACCCGGAACTCCTATACGGGCTGATATTGTCTTCATTCACGGTCTACATGGATCGCTTGTGAACACTTGGAAGCAAGGACTGTGGAAGTCTGAGGGACGACGTGTGAAATTTGAAAGACCACCGCGACCACCGATTCGCCCACCGAAACGACCGCGACATTCGCGTTCTACTCTGATTCGGCCACCGCATTTAAGAAAACGTGCTAGATACTGTGGATCCAGTGATAATTCCGGCTATAGCTCTGATGATGAGTATGTATTAGATGAGCAGCAAAAAACTCATACAAG AAGCTACACCTTCGAAGCTGGCAAACCAAATTCAATTGAGTTCTGCGATGACGTTGAATATAGTTTCCCTACGTTCCGCCTCAGAGAAGAGGATCGACGTGACAGGTCGCCATCTCCTGGTTTCATCCATTCCACAAATGATAAACATAAACATACTGAACCGTCCGAGGATCAAGAGAAATGGTCACCATGTTGGCCAGGTGATTGGTTACCTTTAGATTGTCCTGGAGTACGAGTCATTGCAGTGAACTATACCACGGACCCATACCTTTGGCGACCGGTGTGGGTGAAGAAGCGCAATCGTTCATCACTGTCAGAACGTGCCAGGGAGATGACCGATCTACTCATAGAAAAGCGGGTTGGTTATGGACATCCGATTGTTTGGGTTGGCCATTCCAAAGGTGGAATCTTCATAAAGCAAATCCTGATTGATGCATGGGAAAGTGGTAGACCAGCGGCTGCACCCCTATGGCGGTTCTCACGCGGTGTATTCTTCTATTCTGTGCCGCATCGAGGTTCGCCACTAGCAGACTTCAATTTGCCATTGCTGAGGCAATCTATTGAACTCACCGAAATACAAAAGG AATGTCCGGGAATCTTAGAGTTGCATAAACGATTTTTGTCACTCTATCAAAGTGGCCATTTGAAGATTGATGTATTCAGTTTTGTTGAAACAGCTTTAACACTGATGTCGGTCTTGTATTTGCGAATAGTTGGTATCGATTCAGCAG ACCCCGGTATTGGCGAAGTTTGTGGCGTCCATTTAGATCATCGAGAAATATGTAAACCTCGCAGCCGAAAGTGCATCCTTTATACAGCGCTCACACGAATGATCAATAAAGTTAGTTAA
- the LOC119648101 gene encoding uncharacterized protein LOC119648101 isoform X2 — MSPQLCRYNYWETNSQQNRMRVALGVLIRLVVPLCNGFVRGWRGIRGVRLLKALRNIRASRQTLTNMLAFAANTISMSLSSVQVVHRIDPILKIIKLRKGPAIASGDGATEGSSRLVIHRAIKLEPEEPEKCVTLNVLAEPPPGTPIRADIVFIHGLHGSLVNTWKQGLWKSEGRRVKFERPPRPPIRPPKRPRHSRSTLIRPPHLRKRARYCGSSDNSGYSSDDEYVLDEQQKTHTRSYTFEAGKPNSIEFCDDVEYSFPTFRLREEDRRDRSPSPGFIHSTNDKHKHTEPSEDQEKWSPCWPGDWLPLDCPGVRVIAVNYTTDPYLWRPVWVKKRNRSSLSERAREMTDLLIEKRVGYGHPIVWVGHSKGGIFIKQILIDAWESGRPAAAPLWRFSRGVFFYSVPHRGSPLADFNLPLLRQSIELTEIQKECPGILELHKRFLSLYQSGHLKIDVFSFVETALTLMSVLYLRIVGIDSADPGIGEVCGVHLDHREICKPRSRKCILYTALTRMINKVS, encoded by the exons ATGAGCCCTCAATTATGTCGTTACAATTATTGGGAAACGAA TTCTCAGCAAAACAGGATGCGCGTAGCCTTGGGGGTGCTAATCAGATTGGTTGTTCCTCTTTGCAATGGATTTGTTCGCGGTTGGCGTGGAATACGTGGCGTTCGGCTCCTAAAAGCTTTAAGAAATATCCGAGCAAGTAGGCAGACTTTGACGAATATGCTCGCTTTTGCGGCGAACACAATATCCATGAGCCTGTCGTCCGTACAAG TGGTTCATAGAATCGACCCTATATTAAAAATCATTAAATTGAGAAAAGGACCAGCTATCGCGTCTGGAGACGGAGCGACAGAGGGATCATCCCGGCTAGTTATTCATCGTGCTATTAAGTTAGAGCCAGAGGAACCAGAGAAATGTGTAACATTAAATGTTTTGGCTGAACCACCACCCGGAACTCCTATACGGGCTGATATTGTCTTCATTCACGGTCTACATGGATCGCTTGTGAACACTTGGAAGCAAGGACTGTGGAAGTCTGAGGGACGACGTGTGAAATTTGAAAGACCACCGCGACCACCGATTCGCCCACCGAAACGACCGCGACATTCGCGTTCTACTCTGATTCGGCCACCGCATTTAAGAAAACGTGCTAGATACTGTGGATCCAGTGATAATTCCGGCTATAGCTCTGATGATGAGTATGTATTAGATGAGCAGCAAAAAACTCATACAAG AAGCTACACCTTCGAAGCTGGCAAACCAAATTCAATTGAGTTCTGCGATGACGTTGAATATAGTTTCCCTACGTTCCGCCTCAGAGAAGAGGATCGACGTGACAGGTCGCCATCTCCTGGTTTCATCCATTCCACAAATGATAAACATAAACATACTGAACCGTCCGAGGATCAAGAGAAATGGTCACCATGTTGGCCAGGTGATTGGTTACCTTTAGATTGTCCTGGAGTACGAGTCATTGCAGTGAACTATACCACGGACCCATACCTTTGGCGACCGGTGTGGGTGAAGAAGCGCAATCGTTCATCACTGTCAGAACGTGCCAGGGAGATGACCGATCTACTCATAGAAAAGCGGGTTGGTTATGGACATCCGATTGTTTGGGTTGGCCATTCCAAAGGTGGAATCTTCATAAAGCAAATCCTGATTGATGCATGGGAAAGTGGTAGACCAGCGGCTGCACCCCTATGGCGGTTCTCACGCGGTGTATTCTTCTATTCTGTGCCGCATCGAGGTTCGCCACTAGCAGACTTCAATTTGCCATTGCTGAGGCAATCTATTGAACTCACCGAAATACAAAAGG AATGTCCGGGAATCTTAGAGTTGCATAAACGATTTTTGTCACTCTATCAAAGTGGCCATTTGAAGATTGATGTATTCAGTTTTGTTGAAACAGCTTTAACACTGATGTCGGTCTTGTATTTGCGAATAGTTGGTATCGATTCAGCAG ACCCCGGTATTGGCGAAGTTTGTGGCGTCCATTTAGATCATCGAGAAATATGTAAACCTCGCAGCCGAAAGTGCATCCTTTATACAGCGCTCACACGAATGATCAATAAAGTTAGTTAA